The Musa acuminata AAA Group cultivar baxijiao chromosome BXJ2-2, Cavendish_Baxijiao_AAA, whole genome shotgun sequence genome contains the following window.
ACTCCCATTTGTTGACCGTTTTGGCCCTTCCACTTTCTAATCAATCTGTTTCTCTCTCCGTCGTTGTGCGTTCTTCCTCCCGAACTGCATCTGAAGCTTCAACCAGACCAAGTCCACCATCTGCTCCCATGAGGAAGCTCTAAGATTTGGGATCGAGGTAGAGAGAGAGCTCCTCGATCTTTTCGTTGCAATGGGGTGCTTTCTTGCCTGCTTCAAGGGCTCCAAGGATCGAAAGCGCAGCCGATCGCCCAAGAAATCGCTTCCGATCGATCGGGTATGCCCGATCAGCTTTTTCACTCGATCACTTCATTTTTATCCTTTAAGTCTGTTGTGTCATACTCATGATGTCGATCGTGTACTGTCAGGTACATGAAAGCCACAGGCCACTTCAACCGAGCCTTTCGCCTAAGCAGATCACGCCGAAGGCGGAAGTAGTGGCCGCCGCTCTTCCGGCGCTGAGGTAATTTGATTTTGTTCTATTCATCAAATTGCTGCTTGGACACCTTTCTTGTGTGTTCTGAATCTCTTTTACATGGACTTTTGTTTCCAGGGAGAATCTTGAACAGGGGAGCTGCAGTAGCACCAGGAAGAAAGTGACGTTCGATCTAAACGTCACAACGTATGAAGAGGCCTTGGTCGACAATGATCCGAATTGTTCGACGGAAGTTGACAAAGAGACTGAAGCTATCGACGAGGGGAGGAAGGCAAATGATGGGCAGGATAAATCTTCTCCCGTGTCGGGAGCTTTCCCCTTGAACCGCAGGTATCATAATTGTGAGAGCAGCGACGATGACGTCGAACATGACGAGGAGGACTACTGGGATAGCGATTTCGACGAGGAAGAAGATACTGAGGTCGTGATCGAAGGAAACGAGGAAGAATCTTATGATTCGTTCTTTTCTTTGCCCATTGATAAGGAGCCTTCGCAAAGTATTCAGGAGGCTAATAGTCCCAACCCCAAGTCTGCATCTTCCCCTGATCGGCAGCCGATCCTTGTCGCCGGAGGCAGCACGCGCGACCGGAGCCAGTTCGTACATCCGGTGCTGAATCCTGTGGAAAACCTATCACAATGGAAGGTAGTCAAGGCACGCGCGATGCCGGTGAAGAATCCGAAAAATGAGAACGTGGTCGGCACAGAGCAGGAGAACAATGTGGCCTTCATCTCAGAGCCAGTGATCAAAGCTAAGAAGTCTCAAGCGCCAAATCGTTCTGCCAAACAGGAGATCTCAATGGACGCCAGCCTCTCGACCTGGTTGCCGTCATCTGAGAATTCAACTGCGGAAGGGCCCCAGGCGAGCAACTCCCATCGATCCAACTCGTCCTTTAGCCGAGAGGAACGGCCAATTCTTGGCGCTTTAACCATGGAAGACATTAAGCAATCATCCGTCACATCTTCCCCGGTAAAGAGGTCTCCCAGTAGGAGCCCGGATGAGATTCCAATCTTGGGAACGGTCGGCGGATACTGGAACTGCAAGAACCATGGAGATGATTCAGCTTCTTCTCGTCCTCCCAGCAACGAATTCAAAGGGATTCCGAACACCACAAGCAAGTACAGAGAGGTAAATTAGGTGCACAAATCAAAAACTTTTTTAGATGTGGGGGAAGTGCGATAGCAATTTACTTCTATGTTCTGCCTGTTGCAGGATAAGACTGTGAACTGGCACTCGACTCCTTTCGAAGTGCGGCTGGAACGAGCTCTCAAAAATGGTGCTGCTTGAGTACGCCAAGCTCAAACTTCTCCTTGTCGATGTTATTTCCGGCCTGAATGAAATTGTTGCGTGTTGTGTCTGCTGTTACAACTCTGTCCCTCTTATGCCTTCTTCTGGTCTCGGTGACTGTCGATAAACGTCATACGTCGAACAAGATGATTTGTGTTCGATATAAACTTCTGTAATAACAATAATAAGTAGAAGAACCATGTACTAGTTTGTTGTTTGTGGACTTTGAGAACTGTATTCAAATATTCTTTTCACTACACAGATATGTAGATGTTATCCAGGTCTAGACATGTATTTAAAGGAACCAGAATATATTCAAAATAGGTAAGGATGAGGCGGAGACGTATAAGTATACGACCAAAAAGAGATAATTTTGTTTGAATACACCTTGAACACGGCCTTAATTGTTGGGGAAAATTTCTCGTATCCAAATTGTtatagaaaataatattcattttAATATAATACTTTTCGTTTTGATATTATGGTGAGATGAGAGATGAATTGTTTGAGCCGTAATATATTTTATCACATAAGTAGGTGTCCTCCGTCCTAGGAGGGTGGGCGTGTCAATAATTTGATTGGATTGATCTGTTCGTCGCTGTTTACGCTTTTCTTATGAAAGTAGTAGGTGAGTAACGACAAAATCGTGAAGCTGCTAAACTGTTCTGTTGTTGTTGTTAAAATGTTAGAAGACTACGAATTTGTAAAGGTGCATAATATTTAGGGTGATAAGTGGCCAAGTGGTACCCTGCTGCAGGAAAATGTCCCACATTTTTAACCATTGAACATCGAAGATCACAATATCAAGTGGTATGTCGTGTcatacttttgaatctcaatgtCAATTTTGAACTCAGTGCATGTATTGAAGGGAGACAATTAACTCATGATTGGTTAAACAATTGATCATATCGTTAAAGTAGCAcctatggtttttttttttttttatggcggTGTTAGTGCGCTCTCAGTAGGTTACTTGAACGTGAACTATATTTTTTTGTATGCCTTGGACAAGACTCTTTAGTgacggaaagaatagaagataagaagataaaaataattattaaagaaattttattgaagaaactttattgaaataactttaaCTTAAATATATTAACAAGTATATTCAAAGCAATTTGCTATCATTATAAAAGATCAATTCCACCAACACAAAAAGACCCTCAAATCAATTAGAGCAAACATCCAGTCtattcaaattgaacatgatccATTTACAACTGAAGCATTCTATATGGCCACATGTATTGCAAAAACCCTTATATCATCCGGTTAATAAGTTCTCACAATTGACAAATATTAAACACCTAGTGCAAGACATTACAAATGCTGTGATTCAACTCTATccgagtaaaatgttaaataactTTGCTTCTATTGTAAGTCCTGAGGAGACAAATTTGACAATCTGCATAGTTAAGGACAATTGCAAAATCGTGTCACATGCAACACAGCATATGGAGATTCTATGAATGCCAATGCTATTTCCAAGATAGAAACAGTATCCGATACTCCCGGTTTGTCAAAGAcccaaaaaattcataagaaatcTTCCGGTGTAAATTTCCACTTGTGTTAACTGTGATCAATAGGCTAGACCGAGATTAGTGCCATACCATTCTCGTCAGTCTTATCCGGCATTTGTAATATTGTCTATATTaatttttgaaagaaaacaaaattattttctgaAGAGAAAACCATATTTTACATCAGTTATGATCCAAAATATATGCAGAATAACTAGACAACATATTAACTTGTTTGTATGGTATCCATGGTAGAATAATGCAAAACtagtttctgttttttttttttttaatgttaaagCGACGCTTTATCTTgtgctttagaaaaaaataaattttatcgagtttctatttgtgataCTGTGCATGATATTTGAcaatagtagagttaaagattctaaaattaaccttttgatatataattttgaattattttaaatataaccaAGTGAaattattggagacatgtacacctgttttatgaatatcgtcaatggtttaaaaatacTTGATAAAAgtatttctaatcttgaacttataaacgagattctaagatcccttttaAAAAGTTAAGTTCCCAAAATAGTTATCAtttaagaagcaaaggacctaaacaaTTTTTGACTTAGAAAACTTATTGGAtccgacctatgaaatgagttgtagggTACAAGACAaatataaccttccaaagaatagaaaagatATGATAGTGAGAACCAAAGAATataacttgagtgataactcaagtaatgatgataATGACACAGAACTTTTGacgagaaaatttaaaaaatttataaaataagaaactaagaataaaaacgaacttaaaaataacacaataacttgctatgaatacaaTCGACCGGGGCACCTCAAAAGCAATTGTCCGTAAATGAAAAGGCTATAAAAAAAGATGGTTATTTTTatattagtatataaaatgtaaaaaagTGGGGGCGGGGGGGTTTCAtgtttctctttctagtgatttaaaaagaaaaattgagTATGAAAAGTTAAATTCACttgaagaagaaaaatatattactataacaaataaaactttatgatttttgttataataaatcttttgattgaaaatggttTATGGTTACACAAACaataatctattgatcttgatgattttcgtattgcttttcgattttaaacgataATGCAATGCTTTTATATAGAAGACTAGGGCATACtagtataaagtcaatcacacgaattgaaactaaagaaatttagctatttttaatctcataggaatcaatctataatttttcaaatgtaagaaaagtgattttgatgattagtttggagttgacaaattgaatttgaatgaaaattttccaaCTGAATCATGAACTTTGAATTTATCTACTTGagatatcttttatgagaatcaaaatattttctatctttgatgatttcttcttaccatttactaaagaagagacttatgtaAACAAACTATAACCTTGATAATAgtttgtaatggtttgaaattatgcatgttatactttgatgacttaaaaccatgttttggtattatgcatacccaagtaatgatgatttaaaaatttattattttagtatcatgcccaaagtgatgataaagatgacttggcattttttacaaaaaaaattttatggattgagatttactttttactaatcatgatgacttgagatttcttatgcatgaatccaattctcctatgtttctttttgtcatagagaagtttttatcctaatcatgatcttaatttatttatatttgatacttgagattttttttatgaatgaagATAtcatatttgatctcctatatttctttttgccatttactaaaaagaaaaattattcacATGAATtatgattattcttttgattataaTTTGAAAGTTTTctgtgaatcaagattttttctttcATTGAAAAAGAGATTTATCTAAACGAATCTTGATtttttcacttgatatttataaattgagatttattatgaatcaagattttttcattaattatcttcctatgattcttcttggtattttctaAAGAagaaatgtattcaaattaaccatgatatatcacttgacttcttgatgttatgacttgaattttatgatgtacaattgccttgtatttatgatttgtatatctcatgatatgattgaatcattgatgtaaaaaagaagaaaaattacactattgtattcttctcttctctttgataataataaagggagagaaagtcttgctaacttgcatgttgtaaaaggaAACAAAGATTGCaaacttgcacatcgcaaagagaggcaaaacttactaacttgctcatctcaaaagagaaataagaagtgctatcttacatatatcaagagaagcaaaacttgcacatATCAAAAGAGGCAACACTCATGATGTATgttctaacttgcacatctctaaaaactttctagcttgtatgttgtaaagtaATGTAAAACTTATTATTtaatatcttgcattctttttcaaaaacttggtagcttgaacatcgcaaagaaaaataaaattgtcaAACTTGCACATccctaaaacttgttagcttgcatgttctaaaatgatgatatatgcaatgatatttcaaaattttaaaattatgtttataatacaatgatttgaattatatatcaaaaacttactagttgcacttctcctttttgttgatgacaatgggggagaagggatgataatgatcatgcatagtataatgaaattttattatgtatgacGGTTTGGATGCAATAACTTATGATGTAagtaatgatatgatgtattacatataattTACGATTGAAATTATAGCATGTTGATagcgggagtttagtttaaattgtgtcatcaattggttgtcatcataaaaaaggaggagattgttgaatctcaaattttgatgataaaatcaattaatgagtttatgatctaatttgaattttgagggatgtaggactaactttgatcagaaaagacaaatcaaTTAAATCAAGAGAAATCGGATGTTGGGTTGGAGTCAAACATGCTaagagattggacgtcaagctggaggatcaatcgacatatatatatacatatgtatatatatataaatatgtatatatatatatatatatggatttattatatatatatatgtgtgtatatataagtgaatatatatgtatatgtatatatatatatatatatatatatatatatatatatgtatatatgtatatatatatacatgtatatatgtatgtatgtatgtatgtatacatatatatatgtatatatatgtatatatatatatatatatgtatatgtatatgtatatatatatatatatatatatatatatatatatatatatatatatatacatatacatatacatatatatgtatatatgtatgtatatatctatatacatacatatatacatatatatatatatatatctatatacatacatatatacatatatatatatatatatatgtatatatatatatatatatatatatatatatatatatgtatgtaagtatatatatatatatatatatatatatatatatatatatataggagcaatatcacttcatctttataatgcttgtcaataaaaaataaaactaacatCTTTTAGATACCTTAATGTTATTTCCCTTTTGCAACTAGTATAATCGGTAAGAATGTGGATAAAGGATTATATCCAACATTAGCTTATGCTCTATCTTCAAAGATATAATATTCTCAAAACAGCCACTATCAACTAAGCACATCTTGCCATGAGAAGTGCATTTGGTACGAAACATGTTCTTTCTCACCCAAGTTTTATCCTCAACCACATAGAACACATTTAAGCTACGTTGTAAcaaaatagacaaaccatgatcatcaTAAATAACCTCTTCCTCATCATTATCATATTCTGGTTCTTTGTTGGCTTTATCTCCTTCTCTATCACTATGATCTTCCACCAAAGTAACAATCCTTTTATTTGGATAATCTGAAATAATATACCCAAAACCAGTAGATCCTTCACCCATGTATTGCACCTTTGACACCACCTTGCTTTGGACTAACTTCAATCAAAAAAGATAAATCCATTAAATCAAgaggaatcggacgttgggcTGAAGTGAAACATATcaagagattggacgtcgagccggaggatcgatcgtatatatataaacacacacacacacatatatatatatatgtatatatatatgtatatatatatatatatgtatatatatatatatatgtatatatatatgtatatatatatatatgtatatatatatatatatgtatatatatatatatgtatatatatatatatatgtatatatatatatatatatgtatatatatatgtatatatatttatatatgtatatatatatatatgtatgtatgtatatatatatatatatgtatatatatatgtatgtatatatatatatgtatatacatatatatatatatgtatgtatatatacatatatgtgtatatatatatatgtgtatatacattcatatatatatgtatgtatatatacatatatgtgtatatatatatatacatatatgtatgtatatatatatatacacatatatgtatatatacatacatatatatatatatatacatacatatatatatatatgtatatacatatatatatatatatacatacatacatatatatatatatatatatatatatatatatatatatatatatatatatatatgtatatatatatatatatgtatgtatatatatatatatgtatgtatatatatatatatatatatatatgtatgtatatatatatatatgtatgtatatatatatatatatatgtatgtatatatatatatatatatatgtatgtatatatatatatatatatatatatatatgtatgtatatatatatatatatatatatatgtatgtatatatatgtatgtatatatatatatatatatatatatgtatgtatatatgtatatatatgtatgtatatatatatatatatatatatatatatatatatatatatatatatatatatatatatgtatatatgtatatatatatatatatatatatgtatatgtatgtatatatatatatgtatatatatatatatgtatgtatatatatatgtgtgtgtatatatatatatatatatatatatatatgtatttatgtatgtatgtatatatgtatatatatatatatgtatttatgtatatatgtatatatgtatttatatatatatatatatatatatatatatgtatgtatatatatatatatatatatatatatatatatatatatatatttatatatatgtatgtatgtatatatatatatatatatatatatatatatatatatatgtatgtatatatatatgtgtgtgtgtatatatatatatatatatatatatatgtatgtatatatatatatatatgtatatatatatgtgtgtgtgtgtatatatatatatatatatatatatatatatatatatatgtatgtatttatgtatgtatgtatatatgtatatatatatatatatatatatatgtatatatgtatatgtatatatatgtatatatatatatatatatgtatacatatgtatatatgtatgtatatgtatatgtatatatatatatatatatatgtacacacacacacacatatatatatatatatatatatatatatatgtatatatatatatatatatgtatatatatatatatatatatatatatatgtatatatgtatacatatatatatatttatatatgtatatatgtgtgcatatatgtatatatatatatatatgtacatatgtatatttatatatgtatatatacatatatacatatatacatatatacatatatatatttatgtatatatatataggagcaacatcacttcATCTTTATAACACTTGGTAAGGATGTGGATGAGAGATTATATCTAACTTTAGCTTATGCACAATCTTCGAAGATACCATATTCTCAAAATAGCCACTATCAACTAAGCACACCTTGCCATGAGAAGTGCATTTGGTGTGAAACATGTGTTTTTTCACCAAGTTTCATCCTCAACCACATAGAACATATTTAAGCTACATTGTAACACAATAGATAAACCATAATCAtcataagtaacctcttccttGTTATTATCATATTCCGATTCATTGCTGGCTTCATCTCCTTCTCTATcattatgatcttcaaccaaagtaacAATCCTTTTATTTGGATAATCTAAAATAATATGCCCAAAACCTGCAGATCCTTCACCCATGTCTTGCACCTTTGATACCACCTTGCTTTGGAGAGTAGGCTTAGAATTTCCTCCTCtcatataactttcttttgactcgTACCAAAATCTCTTTTCAAACTTATATTGTTTCTCAACTTTTAAAGCCAACTTGATTATTTCATTCAAAGACTAATATGGCTAGAGTTGAACCACTTTGATAATCTCATATTTTAgatctcctaagtatcttgcaatggtttgctcctttggttccacaagctctccttttaacatgagaTTATCGAACTCTATTGTGTATTccatactaagatctttttgtttGAAATCATAGATTTTGATAAAGATTTCTTGTCTATAGTTGCTAAGCTAGTATTTTCTCTTCAACTCTCTTTTCATTTTCTTCCATATCACGATCTTACTCTTCTCATCATGTTCTCTTTGCTTCTTCAGGTTTTCCTACCAAAAAGATACATTCCTTCTTAGTTTGAGTGTCAGAAACTTTATCTTATTTTGTTCTAGTGGTTCATAAAACTTAATATTCTTTTCACCGTATTAAgtcaataataaaatcatcaacattaattttaccttcaaactttgAAATATTCAACTTTGGGttgtatttattctgccactcatcttggtTTCTTTACCTTATTCGATATCTTCTCAACTCTCTTGGGTGAGGAAGTGTATCATCATTAGAATCAAACTCTTggatattattttcatgctagttatttattttttgaagttcttcactagtttcattcctttcttGTAGACTACGTAGCAATCTTTGTAGCTGCAACCTCAAGGACTCAACATCATCTTTAGAGTCACTATCTTTACCAActatatatttttcattttgCTTTGTCATGATCTTTAGGttttagctctaataccaaactgatactAAGATAAAGAGGAATATAATTTGAAAGGTTGatagttgtatttgctggaaatacttttggaaaagaaataaataaattcgctaagtttaaaatcacaaagggatacaaaaaCTCACTACTCTAAAGATAATTAAACAATGATACAGAACTTGAAAAAAAGA
Protein-coding sequences here:
- the LOC103975115 gene encoding protein JASON, with translation MGCFLACFKGSKDRKRSRSPKKSLPIDRVHESHRPLQPSLSPKQITPKAEVVAAALPALRENLEQGSCSSTRKKVTFDLNVTTYEEALVDNDPNCSTEVDKETEAIDEGRKANDGQDKSSPVSGAFPLNRRYHNCESSDDDVEHDEEDYWDSDFDEEEDTEVVIEGNEEESYDSFFSLPIDKEPSQSIQEANSPNPKSASSPDRQPILVAGGSTRDRSQFVHPVLNPVENLSQWKVVKARAMPVKNPKNENVVGTEQENNVAFISEPVIKAKKSQAPNRSAKQEISMDASLSTWLPSSENSTAEGPQASNSHRSNSSFSREERPILGALTMEDIKQSSVTSSPVKRSPSRSPDEIPILGTVGGYWNCKNHGDDSASSRPPSNEFKGIPNTTSKYREDKTVNWHSTPFEVRLERALKNGAA